One Janthinobacterium sp. TB1-E2 genomic region harbors:
- a CDS encoding Ppx/GppA phosphatase family protein, translated as MYAAVDLGSNSFRLHVGKHDGDTIRVVKSVRDPIRLAAGLDANGDLTEAAMQGALACLQRFRAILAGFELDAVRVVATSAMRVARNGAVFLPLAEQAIGYPIEIISGEEEGRLIYMGVANALAIPGERRLVMDIGGGSTELILGRGNDIERVESFSLGTVKQSLSFFIGGRIDAPSFEAAILSARSHFEDAAPPYHPQHWKTAYGSSGTIRTIADIIARNKLGDGLLTSASLDALARRFIELGHTSRIDMPGLRPDRASTIVGGLAILIGLFRELAIPAMTPIEAGLRMGVMWDLYLRSTKRDRREQSVQGCMEKFHIDQQRAGRVAEQALAMYAQLKPTSDALVKCLRWSSLLHEVGLAVSQTGYHKHASYIVENADLPGFTTREQKTMSRLILAQKGNLRKIGEVLSDPDFAKAVLALRLSILLMHARIEADFSELRLRMKNRIELDIKRGWVAHHPTVSFWIEKEQEFWDEVGVDFTIRASA; from the coding sequence ATGTATGCAGCGGTGGACCTGGGGTCCAACAGTTTTCGTTTACACGTCGGCAAGCATGATGGCGACACGATCCGCGTGGTCAAGAGCGTGCGCGATCCGATACGCCTGGCCGCCGGCCTGGATGCCAATGGCGACCTGACCGAGGCGGCCATGCAGGGCGCGCTGGCCTGCCTGCAGCGCTTTCGCGCCATCCTCGCGGGCTTCGAGCTCGATGCCGTGCGCGTGGTGGCCACGTCGGCCATGCGCGTGGCGCGCAACGGCGCCGTCTTCCTGCCGCTGGCCGAGCAAGCCATCGGCTACCCGATCGAAATCATCTCGGGCGAGGAAGAGGGGCGCTTGATCTACATGGGCGTGGCCAATGCGCTGGCCATACCCGGCGAACGCCGGCTGGTGATGGATATCGGCGGCGGCTCGACGGAACTGATACTGGGGCGCGGCAACGATATCGAGCGGGTCGAGTCGTTCAGCCTGGGCACCGTCAAGCAAAGCCTGTCGTTCTTCATCGGCGGGCGCATCGACGCGCCGTCGTTCGAGGCGGCCATCCTGTCGGCGCGCAGCCATTTCGAGGATGCGGCGCCGCCATACCATCCGCAGCACTGGAAGACGGCCTATGGTTCTTCCGGCACCATCCGCACGATCGCCGACATCATCGCCCGCAACAAGCTCGGTGACGGCTTGCTCACGAGCGCCAGCCTCGACGCGCTGGCGCGCCGCTTCATCGAACTCGGTCACACGAGCCGCATCGACATGCCCGGCTTGCGGCCCGACCGCGCCAGCACCATCGTCGGCGGCCTGGCGATCTTGATCGGCCTGTTCCGTGAACTGGCCATTCCCGCCATGACGCCGATCGAGGCGGGCTTGCGCATGGGCGTGATGTGGGATCTGTACCTGCGTTCGACCAAGCGCGACCGCCGCGAACAGTCGGTGCAGGGCTGCATGGAGAAATTCCATATCGACCAGCAGCGCGCCGGCCGGGTGGCCGAGCAGGCGCTGGCCATGTACGCGCAGCTCAAGCCCACGTCCGACGCCCTCGTGAAATGCCTGCGCTGGAGCAGCCTGCTGCACGAGGTGGGCCTGGCCGTGTCGCAGACGGGCTACCACAAGCATGCCTCCTACATCGTGGAAAACGCGGACTTGCCCGGTTTTACCACGCGCGAACAGAAGACCATGAGCCGGCTGATCCTGGCGCAGAAGGGCAACTTGCGCAAGATCGGCGAAGTGCTGTCCGACCCCGATTTCGCCAAGGCCGTGCTGGCGCTGCGCCTGTCGATTTTGCTCATGCATGCGCGCATTGAAGCCGATTTCAGCGAACTGCGCCTGCGCATGAAGAACCGCATCGAGCTCGATATCAAGCGCGGCTGGGTGGCGCACCATCCGACCGTGTCGTTCTGGATCGAGAAGGAGCAGGAATTCTGGGACGAGGTGGGAGTCGATTTCACCATCCGCGCCAGCGCGTAG
- the fdhD gene encoding formate dehydrogenase accessory sulfurtransferase FdhD, translating to MVAMSEDTEIERAGFVERAIVRHQAGAATPAIDHVAEEIPVALVFNGISHVVMMATPRDLEAFAYGFALTEGVVASADAIFDCEVFLRPDSAEVALRIAQEDFVRLKDRRRQLTGRTGCGVCGIDSIDMLDLQPAPLPPPLIRVDLPAALARASAGLREHQTLMRETGGVHAAAWCTPDGDIVHVFEDVGRHNGLDKLIGHLALHGIDMRRGFVFLSSRGSYELARKAARMRIPLLATISAPSSLAISIATQAGMKLAGFCRQDAYVDYTPGITL from the coding sequence ATGGTTGCCATGTCAGAAGATACAGAGATCGAACGCGCCGGCTTCGTCGAGCGCGCCATCGTCCGCCACCAGGCGGGCGCTGCTACCCCCGCCATCGACCACGTCGCCGAGGAAATCCCCGTCGCGCTGGTCTTCAATGGCATTTCCCACGTCGTCATGATGGCCACCCCGCGCGACCTGGAAGCGTTTGCCTACGGCTTCGCGCTGACGGAAGGCGTGGTCGCTTCCGCCGATGCCATCTTCGATTGCGAAGTGTTCCTGCGTCCCGATTCCGCCGAAGTGGCCTTGCGCATCGCCCAGGAGGATTTCGTGCGCCTGAAGGACCGGCGCCGCCAGCTGACGGGCCGCACGGGCTGCGGCGTGTGCGGCATCGACAGCATCGACATGCTCGACTTGCAGCCGGCGCCGCTGCCGCCACCCCTGATCCGCGTCGACTTGCCGGCCGCGCTGGCGCGTGCCTCCGCCGGCTTGCGCGAGCACCAGACGCTGATGCGGGAAACGGGCGGCGTGCACGCGGCCGCGTGGTGCACGCCCGATGGCGATATCGTGCACGTGTTCGAGGATGTCGGCCGCCACAACGGCCTCGATAAACTGATCGGCCATCTGGCGCTGCACGGTATCGACATGCGGCGCGGCTTCGTCTTCCTGTCCAGCCGCGGCAGCTACGAGCTGGCGCGCAAGGCGGCGCGCATGCGGATTCCGCTGCTGGCGACGATTTCCGCCCCCAGTTCGCTGGCCATTTCCATCGCCACGCAGGCCGGCATGAAGCTGGCGGGATTCTGCCGCCAGGATGCCTACGTCGACTACACGCCCGGCATTACCTTGTAA
- a CDS encoding FdhF/YdeP family oxidoreductase, with product MKDQDAPHITPYTKPAAGWDALKHVAISLRQERVAPENLKALLAQNQPDGFDCPGCAWPDRNHASTFAFCENGAKAVAAEATSRRAGPELFASHTVTQLLEQSDYALEQHGRLTEPMVYDAASDRYVPISWDDAFALVGRHLRALPDPDQAAFYTSGRASNEAAFLYQLMARLYGTNNFPDCSNMCHEATSRGLPATVGIGKGTVTLADFELADTILIFGQNPATNHPRMLGELRDCARRGGSIVSINPLRERGLQRFMDPQSALEMATLGSTRLAGLFVQPTLGGDFALIKAVAKRVVEHDDAAQAASAPAVIDHAFIAEHCSGFDAFRDDLRAENWQLLVAESGVNRAQIEALTDIFIKGQRAIATWGMGLTQHKHSVAAIRMLSNLMMLRGQIGKPGAGLCPVRGHSNVQGDRTVGIEEKPTAAFLDRLGQVYGFAPPRAHGHDVVATIAAMQRGEVKVFIALGGNFAAATPDTPLTFAALRQCALTVQVATKLNRSHLVIGKEALLLPTLGRTEIDLQGGVAQGVTVEDSMSMVHISYGRNAPASPQLRSEVAIVAGMAEAAVGSSLVDWRAYAADYARIRDDIEKVFDDFYDYNARVAQPGGFHLTVASRERVWKTASGKASFLVAPLDLDTPLHRARARHGERLMVLMSTRSHDQYNTTIYGMDDRYRGVYGTRKVVFANADDIAMLGFADGDMVDLTGAWDDGVARRADGFRLVAYDIPRGCLGAYYPETNALVPLASTADGAGTPTSKSVPVLLERSVSYKVMPGV from the coding sequence ATGAAAGACCAGGACGCACCGCACATCACGCCCTACACCAAGCCGGCCGCCGGCTGGGACGCCCTGAAACACGTGGCCATCAGCCTGCGCCAGGAACGGGTCGCGCCCGAGAACCTGAAGGCGCTGCTGGCGCAAAACCAGCCGGACGGCTTCGATTGCCCCGGCTGCGCCTGGCCCGACCGCAACCACGCTTCCACGTTTGCCTTTTGCGAAAACGGCGCCAAGGCCGTCGCCGCCGAAGCGACCAGCCGCCGCGCCGGCCCCGAGCTGTTCGCCAGCCATACCGTCACGCAGCTGCTGGAGCAATCGGACTACGCGCTCGAACAGCACGGCCGCCTGACGGAACCGATGGTGTACGACGCCGCCAGCGACCGCTATGTGCCGATTTCCTGGGACGACGCCTTTGCCCTCGTGGGCCGCCACCTGCGCGCCCTGCCCGACCCGGACCAGGCCGCGTTCTACACCTCGGGCCGCGCCAGCAATGAAGCCGCGTTTTTGTACCAGCTGATGGCGCGCCTGTACGGCACGAATAACTTCCCCGACTGCTCCAACATGTGCCACGAGGCGACCAGCCGCGGCTTGCCGGCCACCGTGGGCATCGGCAAGGGCACGGTGACCCTGGCCGACTTCGAACTGGCCGACACCATCCTCATCTTCGGCCAGAATCCCGCCACAAACCACCCGCGCATGCTGGGCGAACTGCGCGACTGCGCGCGCCGCGGCGGCAGCATCGTCTCCATCAATCCCCTGCGCGAACGGGGCTTGCAGCGCTTCATGGACCCGCAAAGCGCGCTGGAAATGGCGACCCTGGGCAGCACGCGCCTGGCCGGCCTGTTCGTGCAACCGACCCTGGGCGGCGACTTCGCCCTGATCAAGGCCGTCGCCAAACGCGTCGTCGAGCATGACGATGCGGCGCAGGCGGCCAGCGCGCCCGCCGTCATCGACCACGCTTTCATCGCTGAACACTGCAGCGGTTTCGACGCCTTCCGCGACGACCTGCGCGCAGAGAATTGGCAACTGCTCGTGGCAGAATCGGGCGTGAACCGTGCGCAGATCGAGGCATTGACCGACATCTTCATCAAAGGCCAGCGCGCCATCGCCACCTGGGGCATGGGCCTGACGCAGCACAAGCACAGCGTGGCGGCCATCCGCATGCTGTCGAACCTGATGATGCTGCGCGGGCAGATCGGCAAGCCGGGCGCCGGGCTATGTCCCGTGCGCGGCCACTCGAACGTGCAGGGCGACCGCACGGTGGGCATCGAGGAAAAGCCGACGGCGGCCTTCCTCGACCGCCTGGGCCAGGTGTATGGATTCGCGCCGCCGCGCGCGCATGGCCACGACGTGGTGGCCACCATCGCAGCCATGCAGCGCGGCGAGGTAAAAGTGTTCATTGCGCTGGGCGGCAATTTCGCGGCCGCCACGCCCGATACGCCGCTGACCTTTGCCGCCCTGCGCCAGTGCGCGCTGACGGTGCAGGTGGCCACCAAGCTCAATCGCAGCCATCTGGTCATCGGCAAGGAAGCGCTGCTGCTGCCCACCCTGGGGCGCACGGAAATCGACCTGCAAGGCGGCGTGGCGCAGGGCGTGACGGTGGAAGATTCGATGAGCATGGTGCATATCTCGTACGGCCGCAATGCGCCCGCTTCGCCGCAGCTGCGCTCGGAAGTGGCCATCGTGGCCGGCATGGCCGAAGCAGCGGTGGGGAGCAGCCTGGTCGACTGGCGCGCCTATGCGGCCGACTATGCGCGCATCCGCGACGACATCGAAAAGGTGTTTGACGATTTTTACGACTACAACGCCAGGGTGGCGCAGCCGGGTGGCTTTCACTTGACGGTGGCGTCGCGCGAACGCGTGTGGAAGACGGCCAGCGGCAAGGCCAGCTTCCTCGTCGCCCCGCTGGACCTCGATACGCCGTTGCACCGCGCTCGCGCGCGCCACGGCGAGCGCCTGATGGTCTTGATGAGCACACGCTCGCACGACCAGTACAACACCACCATCTACGGCATGGATGACCGCTACCGCGGCGTGTACGGCACGCGCAAGGTCGTCTTCGCCAACGCGGACGATATCGCCATGCTGGGCTTTGCCGATGGCGACATGGTGGACTTGACCGGCGCCTGGGACGATGGCGTGGCGCGCCGCGCCGATGGCTTCCGGCTCGTCGCCTACGACATCCCGCGCGGCTGCCTGGGCGCGTACTACCCGGAGACGAACGCGCTGGTGCCGCTGGCCAGCACGGCCGACGGCGCCGGCACGCCCACATCGAAGTCCGTGCCCGTGCTGCTGGAGCGCAGCGTAAGTTACAAGGTAATGCCGGGCGTGTAG
- a CDS encoding GNAT family N-acetyltransferase, giving the protein MQNIIASNEAKARPVQLVLSQATTASELREVQRLRYKVFIETMGLTSLANADGLDSDEFDAHCDHLIVRDADTLKVVGTYRVLSAAKAAKIGRLYSENEFDLSRLKNLRGRMVEAGRACIHPKYRGGSVIMLLWSGLAEYMRRERCDYLVGCASISLADGGHNAVAVYQALAEKHMAPSEYRVTPHLPFPIHQVEAAHKPQVPPLIKGYLRSGAWICGEPAWDPDFESADMFMMMPLANLDERYARHYGVVPG; this is encoded by the coding sequence ATGCAAAACATAATCGCATCAAACGAAGCCAAGGCCCGTCCGGTCCAACTGGTGCTGAGCCAGGCCACGACAGCGTCGGAATTGCGCGAAGTGCAGCGTTTGCGTTACAAAGTGTTTATCGAGACCATGGGGCTGACGTCGCTGGCCAACGCCGATGGCCTCGACAGCGATGAATTCGACGCGCACTGCGATCACCTGATCGTGCGCGACGCCGACACCCTGAAAGTGGTGGGCACCTACCGCGTGCTGAGCGCGGCCAAGGCGGCCAAGATCGGCCGGCTGTATTCGGAAAACGAGTTCGACCTGAGCCGCCTGAAGAACCTGCGCGGACGCATGGTCGAAGCGGGCCGTGCCTGCATCCACCCGAAATACCGGGGCGGCAGCGTGATCATGCTGCTGTGGTCGGGCCTGGCCGAGTACATGCGCCGCGAGCGCTGCGATTACCTGGTCGGCTGCGCCAGCATCAGCCTGGCCGATGGCGGCCATAACGCCGTCGCCGTGTACCAGGCGCTGGCCGAAAAGCACATGGCTCCAAGCGAATACCGCGTCACGCCGCACCTGCCTTTCCCCATCCACCAGGTGGAAGCGGCGCACAAGCCGCAAGTGCCGCCGCTGATCAAGGGCTATCTGCGTTCGGGCGCCTGGATTTGCGGCGAACCGGCGTGGGATCCTGATTTCGAAAGCGCCGACATGTTCATGATGATGCCGCTGGCGAATCTGGACGAACGCTATGCGCGCCATTACGGGGTGGTACCTGGCTGA
- a CDS encoding DUF7379 domain-containing protein, which yields MSSDPLAPPVLRLTLTRDPLASAGDCPAAPGWHAETHVLSSARGIGSCRTVLDIGPSDVVQLLLCDGSSLLAGSLDLPRYLGPATVARDGAPASIEVGLALRPQAARQPPGASRDGLGAWMLRAVRVYRCGAAAMTALAAAGAFQDRQLEQRLGLYRCGIEAGSMTAAASLPAGPEPVLLLLHGTASSTQRSFGGLWRNGLAPQLAAQYGNRIYGYEHRSLSDSPIENALALVRQLPHGAVLHLLAHSRGGLVGELLARAQRIDSRGAVDLAGDGLERLSENTVGGEAFNSHDIEHFTAQARLGGRGGYDEDAARLRALSVELKTRAIRIARFVRVACPARGTTLMSGRLDRWASVMFNLLLHGGVPDGAMAFLLAVVRQRCDARILPGLEAMMPDSPLVALLNAPDVRVASPLHVLAGACSGDGLLGWLGDCLGNQLYGGQNDLVVNCASMAGGATRSTPVRQLLLRGPHTHHMNYFERAPSSQAAVQVLTGDEAAYQPLPGIEHGPLARGGEVPKRRAHAPIALLLPDIMGSHLQVGSNRIWFDPVNLVEGRIERLAVGQPHIVSAGWIESCYEPFARFLAQSQEVRPFTYDWRLSLQESCRAFLPVLDDAMRDAEQRGQPLRIVAHGMGGLVARLALKDRWQRFGALPSSRLLQVGTANRGTQAMVQVLLGRDRLVQMLACWIGWKHTRRQFLGFVRAFPGVLDMLPWPQAGGIDYFDPEAWAQLAAGDAQANLPGGWQAPEAQALAAARVTVALLEAAPLNARLCSYLAGCADTPVALRLRDGGIETAWSPDGDGRTAWQGAVPDGVAACYLPVAHGDLLLQKDYYPAIAQLLDSGQAAALPRHPPHAPGGAPPRFHPYVPEATPLYPQPQELLDAAIGAAGPASAPESRAPQLSLSVIHGSMASADAPVMSGCYASESLRGSMSFLDRLLAGKLQEIHALGRFPQRPDSALVVLQPDAARRPGGAIVIGLGALGELTPGELARAFAGGLLEYACVCLQVRAAGHVAAPPMGEHGLRVASLLSGSGYGGLSIALCARALIDGARSANRRLEDAGMACRIGHIAIYEQSEARAIAAAVAIEQIMAEARYQGSFTFERRIRHSPGGYRRILPSLSGDNGWRRVQIVAADLSGALRFTVLTDRAHNSVDEEPNQRQAVDGLIMDATDNTTDQPGLSRALYELMLPNGLKAAIPEMRGLILAVDQSAAIYPWELMRDEAGSEESPLSTRIGMVRQLASLREQPPAVSPPSNSVLVIGDTDSGLPELPAAQAEAQDVAHMFSTYGYQVRELLRPQAQRVLVHLFDERYFAIHLAGHGEVAGPGIAHTGLVLGPKTRLTAAQVGKLKRVPQFVFINCCHLGDMRPDAIAPWSKLAASLATAFIEMGSQAVIAAGWRIDDQAASIFAHSFYHAMLSGEYFGDAVRLAREAAYLQFRASNTWGAYQAYGDDRYRFPNTQSRPWQAPDYHYHGHLLADLETLHARLAGADPGRRAAIEEKLASIEEAVRARFFGCADIRENMAATRAGLGGLENTLRAIEHYRAAHSAADGKVGLRALAHWAELEIRQGAALCGLDAGAGIEVPAVPDMAQGRQLLQDGKQHIDLLVALAPTAQRLALLGRYWALQARLACREGNPGAPALRAMTDACLAALEEARRRSGVADCDLIFQVLAGALLLKAHGDGGAWRALDPQLGDLLHDAIAYARQRHADEHRAIDAGAPVRAALLAALWQVPDGQPFDAPARAAFLALYHDAVRRHGSIGEPETITTPLRFLLELLPSDSPDTALRSAVQALAGQLQASFPAISQVPPRNGAHSVRPDSPAASS from the coding sequence ATGTCCAGCGATCCTCTTGCGCCGCCCGTGCTGCGCCTGACGCTCACGCGCGATCCCCTCGCCAGCGCCGGCGACTGCCCCGCCGCGCCCGGCTGGCACGCCGAAACCCATGTGCTGTCCAGCGCGCGCGGCATCGGCAGCTGCCGCACCGTGCTCGATATCGGCCCGTCCGACGTCGTGCAACTGCTGCTGTGCGACGGCAGTTCGCTGCTGGCGGGCAGCCTCGACCTGCCACGCTACCTGGGGCCGGCCACGGTGGCGCGCGACGGCGCGCCCGCCAGCATCGAAGTGGGACTGGCCCTGCGCCCGCAGGCGGCGCGCCAGCCGCCCGGCGCCAGCCGCGACGGCCTGGGCGCCTGGATGCTGCGGGCCGTGCGCGTGTACCGCTGCGGCGCCGCCGCCATGACGGCGCTGGCGGCGGCGGGCGCCTTCCAGGACCGCCAGCTGGAACAGCGCCTGGGCCTGTACCGCTGCGGCATCGAGGCGGGCAGCATGACGGCCGCCGCCAGCCTGCCCGCCGGGCCGGAACCGGTGCTGCTGCTGTTGCACGGCACGGCCTCGTCGACCCAGCGCAGCTTTGGCGGCCTGTGGCGCAACGGCCTGGCGCCGCAACTGGCGGCGCAATACGGCAACCGCATCTACGGCTATGAGCACCGCAGCCTCAGCGACAGCCCCATCGAGAATGCGCTGGCCCTCGTGCGCCAGCTGCCGCACGGCGCCGTGCTGCACCTGCTGGCCCATTCGCGCGGCGGCCTGGTCGGCGAATTGCTGGCGCGCGCGCAGCGCATCGACAGCCGCGGCGCCGTCGACCTGGCCGGCGACGGCCTGGAGCGGTTGAGCGAAAACACCGTGGGCGGCGAAGCGTTCAACAGCCACGATATCGAACACTTCACGGCCCAGGCGCGGCTGGGCGGACGCGGTGGCTACGACGAAGATGCGGCGCGCCTGCGCGCACTCAGCGTGGAACTGAAGACGCGCGCCATCCGCATCGCCCGCTTCGTTCGCGTGGCGTGCCCGGCGCGCGGCACCACCCTGATGTCGGGCCGGCTCGACCGCTGGGCCAGCGTGATGTTCAACCTGCTGCTGCATGGCGGAGTTCCCGATGGCGCCATGGCCTTCCTGCTGGCCGTGGTGCGGCAGCGCTGCGACGCGCGCATCCTGCCCGGCCTGGAAGCGATGATGCCCGATTCGCCGCTGGTGGCCCTGCTCAACGCGCCCGACGTGCGCGTGGCCAGTCCGCTGCACGTGCTGGCCGGCGCCTGCAGCGGCGATGGCTTGCTGGGCTGGCTGGGCGACTGCCTCGGCAACCAGCTGTACGGCGGGCAGAACGACCTGGTGGTCAATTGCGCCTCGATGGCCGGCGGCGCCACGCGCAGCACGCCGGTGCGGCAACTGCTGCTGCGCGGGCCGCACACGCACCACATGAACTACTTCGAGCGCGCGCCGTCCAGCCAGGCCGCCGTGCAGGTGCTCACCGGCGACGAGGCAGCCTACCAGCCGCTGCCCGGCATCGAGCACGGCCCGCTGGCGCGCGGCGGCGAAGTGCCGAAACGGCGCGCGCACGCGCCCATCGCGCTGCTGCTGCCCGACATCATGGGCAGCCACCTGCAAGTGGGCAGCAACCGCATCTGGTTCGATCCCGTCAACCTGGTCGAAGGGCGCATCGAACGCCTGGCCGTGGGCCAGCCGCACATCGTCAGCGCCGGCTGGATCGAGTCGTGCTATGAACCGTTTGCCCGCTTTCTCGCGCAAAGCCAGGAAGTGCGGCCTTTTACCTATGACTGGCGATTGTCGCTGCAGGAGTCGTGCCGCGCCTTCCTGCCCGTGCTCGACGACGCCATGCGCGACGCGGAACAGCGCGGACAACCGTTGCGCATCGTCGCCCACGGCATGGGCGGACTGGTGGCGCGCCTGGCCCTGAAAGACCGCTGGCAGCGCTTCGGCGCCCTGCCCAGCAGCCGATTGCTGCAGGTGGGCACGGCCAACCGCGGCACGCAGGCGATGGTGCAAGTGCTGCTGGGGCGCGACCGGCTGGTGCAGATGCTGGCGTGCTGGATAGGCTGGAAGCACACGCGGCGCCAGTTTCTCGGCTTCGTGCGCGCCTTTCCCGGCGTGCTGGACATGCTGCCGTGGCCGCAGGCGGGCGGCATCGATTATTTCGACCCCGAGGCCTGGGCGCAGCTGGCCGCCGGCGACGCGCAAGCGAACCTGCCCGGCGGCTGGCAGGCGCCCGAGGCCCAAGCGCTGGCTGCGGCGCGCGTCACCGTCGCCCTGCTGGAAGCGGCCCCGCTCAACGCCCGCCTTTGCAGCTACCTGGCCGGCTGCGCCGACACGCCGGTGGCGCTGCGCCTGCGCGACGGCGGCATCGAGACGGCCTGGTCGCCCGACGGCGATGGCCGCACGGCCTGGCAAGGCGCGGTGCCCGACGGCGTGGCGGCCTGCTACCTGCCCGTGGCGCATGGCGACCTGCTGCTGCAAAAAGACTACTACCCGGCCATCGCGCAGCTGCTCGACAGCGGCCAGGCCGCAGCCCTGCCACGCCACCCGCCGCACGCGCCCGGCGGCGCCCCGCCCCGCTTCCATCCCTACGTGCCCGAGGCAACGCCGCTGTACCCGCAGCCGCAGGAATTGCTCGACGCGGCCATCGGCGCCGCCGGCCCGGCCAGCGCGCCGGAAAGCCGCGCGCCGCAGCTGAGCCTATCCGTCATCCACGGCAGCATGGCCTCGGCCGACGCGCCCGTCATGAGCGGCTGCTACGCGTCCGAATCGCTGCGCGGCAGCATGAGTTTTCTCGACCGCCTGCTGGCGGGCAAGCTGCAGGAAATCCACGCGCTGGGCCGCTTTCCGCAACGCCCCGACTCCGCCCTCGTGGTGCTGCAGCCCGACGCGGCGCGCCGTCCCGGCGGCGCCATCGTCATCGGCCTGGGCGCGCTGGGCGAGCTGACGCCGGGCGAACTGGCGCGCGCCTTTGCCGGCGGCCTGCTCGAATACGCGTGCGTCTGCCTGCAGGTGCGCGCCGCCGGCCACGTGGCCGCGCCGCCGATGGGCGAACACGGCTTGCGCGTGGCCAGCCTGCTGTCCGGTTCCGGCTATGGCGGCTTGAGCATCGCCCTGTGCGCACGGGCCCTGATCGACGGCGCGCGCAGCGCCAACCGGCGCCTCGAAGACGCGGGCATGGCGTGCCGCATCGGCCACATCGCCATCTATGAACAGTCCGAGGCGCGCGCCATCGCCGCCGCCGTGGCCATCGAACAGATCATGGCCGAAGCGCGCTACCAGGGCAGCTTCACGTTCGAGCGGCGCATCCGCCACAGCCCCGGCGGCTACCGGCGCATCCTGCCCAGCCTGAGCGGCGACAATGGCTGGCGCCGCGTGCAAATCGTCGCCGCCGATCTCTCCGGCGCCCTGCGTTTCACCGTGCTGACGGACCGCGCCCACAACAGCGTCGACGAGGAGCCGAACCAGCGGCAGGCCGTCGATGGCCTGATCATGGACGCCACCGACAACACCACCGACCAGCCGGGCCTGTCGCGCGCCCTGTACGAACTGATGCTGCCCAATGGCCTGAAGGCGGCCATCCCCGAGATGCGCGGCCTGATCCTGGCCGTCGACCAGAGCGCCGCCATCTATCCGTGGGAGCTGATGCGCGACGAGGCGGGCAGCGAGGAAAGCCCGCTGTCGACGCGCATCGGCATGGTGCGCCAACTGGCCAGCCTGCGCGAGCAGCCGCCCGCCGTCAGCCCGCCCAGCAACAGCGTGCTGGTGATCGGCGACACCGATTCCGGCCTGCCCGAACTGCCCGCCGCGCAGGCCGAGGCGCAAGACGTGGCGCACATGTTCAGCACGTACGGCTACCAGGTGCGCGAGCTGCTGCGCCCGCAGGCCCAGCGCGTGCTCGTGCACCTGTTCGACGAGCGCTATTTCGCCATCCACCTGGCCGGCCACGGCGAAGTGGCCGGCCCCGGCATCGCCCATACGGGCCTGGTGCTGGGACCGAAGACGCGGCTGACGGCGGCGCAGGTGGGTAAATTGAAGCGCGTGCCGCAATTCGTCTTCATCAATTGCTGCCACCTGGGCGACATGCGCCCGGACGCCATCGCGCCATGGTCGAAACTGGCCGCCAGCCTGGCCACGGCCTTCATTGAAATGGGTTCGCAGGCCGTGATCGCGGCCGGCTGGCGCATCGACGACCAGGCGGCCAGCATCTTCGCGCACAGCTTTTATCACGCCATGCTGAGCGGCGAATATTTCGGCGACGCCGTGCGCCTGGCGCGCGAAGCGGCCTACCTGCAGTTCCGCGCCTCGAACACCTGGGGCGCCTACCAGGCGTATGGCGACGACCGCTACCGCTTTCCGAACACCCAGAGCCGCCCCTGGCAAGCGCCCGACTACCACTACCACGGCCATTTGCTGGCCGACCTGGAAACCCTGCACGCGCGCCTGGCCGGCGCCGATCCTGGGCGCCGCGCGGCCATCGAGGAAAAGCTGGCCAGCATCGAGGAAGCCGTGCGCGCCCGCTTCTTCGGCTGCGCCGACATCCGCGAAAACATGGCCGCCACGCGCGCCGGCCTCGGTGGTCTGGAGAACACCCTGCGCGCCATCGAACATTACCGGGCGGCGCACAGCGCGGCCGACGGCAAGGTGGGCTTGCGCGCGCTGGCGCACTGGGCGGAACTGGAAATACGCCAGGGCGCGGCCCTGTGCGGCCTCGATGCGGGTGCCGGCATCGAGGTGCCGGCCGTGCCCGATATGGCGCAGGGACGCCAGTTGCTGCAGGATGGAAAACAGCATATCGACCTGCTGGTGGCGCTGGCGCCCACGGCACAGCGCCTGGCCCTGCTGGGACGCTACTGGGCCTTGCAGGCACGCCTGGCCTGCCGCGAAGGAAACCCGGGCGCGCCGGCCCTGCGCGCCATGACGGATGCCTGCCTGGCCGCGCTGGAAGAAGCGCGGCGGCGCAGCGGCGTGGCCGACTGCGACCTGATTTTCCAGGTGCTGGCGGGCGCCCTGCTGCTGAAAGCCCATGGCGACGGCGGCGCCTGGCGCGCGCTCGATCCGCAGCTGGGCGACTTGCTGCACGACGCCATCGCCTATGCGCGCCAGCGCCACGCGGACGAACACCGCGCCATCGACGCCGGCGCCCCCGTGCGCGCCGCCCTGCTGGCGGCCCTGTGGCAGGTGCCGGACGGCCAGCCCTTCGACGCGCCCGCGCGCGCCGCCTTTCTGGCCCTGTACCACGACGCCGTGCGGCGCCACGGCAGCATCGGCGAACCCGAAACGATCACGACGCCGCTGCGCTTCCTGCTCGAACTGCTGCCATCCGACAGCCCGGACACCGCCTTGCGCAGCGCCGTGCAGGCGCTGGCAGGCCAGCTGCAGGCATCATTCCCCGCTATCAGCCAGGTACCACCCCGTAATGGCGCGCATAGCGTTCGTCCAGATTCGCCAGCGGCATCATCATGA